Proteins encoded within one genomic window of Glycine soja cultivar W05 chromosome 1, ASM419377v2, whole genome shotgun sequence:
- the LOC114412781 gene encoding F-box/FBD/LRR-repeat protein At1g13570-like → MDDAMGPDLISDLPQSIIESILVQLPIRDAVRTSILSSKWRYKWASITRLVFDDKCVPFSNDREVVEKSVVKFITRVLFLRQGPIHKFQITNSKLQSCPEIDQWILFLSRNDIKELVMELGEGEFFRIPSSLFNCGKLTRLDLSRCEFDPPHSFKGFVCLRSLNLHQVLISPDAIESLISRCPLLESLSLSYFDNLALTICAPNLKYLYLEGEFKDICLEDTPLLVEITIAMYMTDDIAEHFEQISNCNFVKFLGGVPNLEKLVGLIYFTKYLSIGIDFVHPPMMYNNLETIELYQVNFEDMVEILVILRLITSSPNLKELQISGSSNIPVSVDTPDLDFWEKECLSDSTLNKLKTVKLSEMGGWLHEIEIIKYLLGHSPVLETLSIIPCVFDVENNLKMLIELVKCQRASTRAEVIFTRQ, encoded by the exons ATGGATGATGCGATGGGTCCTGACTTGATCAGTGATCTTCCTCAAAGCATTATAGAGAGCATTCTGGTACAGCTTCCAATTAGAGATGCTGTGAGAACTAGCATCTTGTCTAGTAAATGGAGGTATAAATGGGCTTCAATTACTCGACTTGTGTTTGATGACAAATGTGTGCCCTTTAGTAATGATAGGGAGGTTGTTGAGAAGAGTGTTGTCAAGTTCATCACCAGGGTGTTGTTTCTTCGCCAAGGGCCAATTCATAAGTTCCAAATCACGAATTCGAAGTTGCAGAGTTGTCCTGAAATTGATCAGTGGATTCTTTTCCTTTCGAGGAATGATATCAAGGAGTTGGTTATGGAATTGGGAGAAGGGGAGTTTTTTAGAATACCTTCAAGCCTTTTCAATTGTGGGAAGTTGACCCGGTTGGACCTATCGCGGTGCGAGTTCGATCCGCCACATAGTTTTAAGGGGTTTGTGTGCTTAAGGAGCCTCAACCTCCATCAAGTTTTGATATCCCCTGATGCAATTGAGAGCCTCATTTCTAGATGTCCTCTCTTGGAGAGTTTGTCACTTTCTTACTTTGATAATTTGGCTCTTACTATCTGTGCCCCGAATCTTAAGTACTTGTATCTTGAAGGTGAATTCAAGGATATATGTCTTGAAGATACCCCACTTTTGGTTGAAATAACCATTGCTATGTATATGACTGATGACATTGCTGAGCACTTTGAGCAAATCTCAAACTGCAATTTTGTCAAGTTTCTTGGTGGCGTGCCTAATCTTGAGAAGCTTGTTGGACTTATCTACTTCACAAAG TATTTGAGCATAGGTATTGACTTTGTGCATCCTCCAATGATGTACAACAATTTGGAGACTATTGAATTGTATCAAGTAAATTTTGAGGATATGGTAGAGATACTTGTCATCCTTCGCTTGATTACAAGCTCTCCCAATCTAAAAGAACTACAAATTTCT GGTTCTTCAAACATACCAGTTTCTGTAGATACCCCAGACTTGGATTTTTGGGAAAAAGAATGCCTTTCAGATTCTACACTTAACAAGCTTAAAACCGTGAAGTTGTCAGAAATGGGTGGTTGGCTACATGAGattgaaattatcaaatatttgcTTGGCCATTCTCCTGTTCTTGAGACATTGAGTATCATTCCTTGTGTATTTGATGTGGAgaataatttgaaaatgttgATTGAATTGGTGAAATGTCAAAGAGCTTCTACTAGAGCGGAAGTTATTTTCACCCGCCAGTGA